TATCAGATACCGTAGGGTTTCCGGCGCACATGTGATTATCGAACTAAAAAGGCCTGAGAGACTTTTGGAAAAGACAGAAATCGAGTCTCAGATCCGTAAGTACATTGCTGCCGTTGGCAACGAATTGAAAAAGGACCCTAATGAGAGCCATCTCCTTATTGAATCATTTTGCATTGTAGACAGACTGCCTCAGGGATGGGAGGATCGTGAAACCCGAAGAACCGACGAAGATTCATTGAAACTTTATCGTATTAGAGTTCTCACTTATACCGAACTAATTAACAATGCTAACTCAGCATACTCGAAGTTTATTCAGGCATCCGAGTCAGTAACAGAACTGCGTACTCTGCTTGATAACATCCGGTCATACAAAGCAGAATCAAATGATCGCGAACCTTAAATCCTATCCCCACTACAAATCCTCCTGTGTGGAGTGGCTCGGTGATGTGCCAACGCATTGGGAAGTGCGGCGGTTGAAGCGCGTCGCATCATTGAATCCAAGTAAGACCGAATCGCAGGCATTTCTGACGGCAGACATGCCAGTAATATTTCTACCTATGGAACGAGTGGGGGCGGACGGAAAAATAGATGAAAAGATGGTGTCTGCCTCCAGTGTTTGGAATGGCTTTACTTATTTTAGACGAGATGATGTTCTCGTTGCCAAAATCACCCCTTGCTTTGAGAATGGCAAGGGTGCGTGTCTTGATTCCTTATCTACGGTAATCGGTTTTGGATCAACTGAATTTCACGTTTTAAGATCGAGCCCCTCAGTTTTACCACAATTTCTGTATCGACTTACCGCCCTTGCAGAATTTCGGCATTCTGGTGCTGAGGAGATGACCGGAGCAGCAGGTCAACAACGAGTACCACAGGCATTTGTGGCAAACTATCCCCTTCCTCTCCCACCCCTCTCCGAACAAACCGCTATCGTCCGCTATCTTGATCATACTGACGAGCGCATCTGCCACTACATCAGCAGCAGAGAGCGGCTCATCGAACTGTTGGAGGAATATCGGCAGGCGGTCATCCACCACGCAGTCACGCGCGGCCTTGATCCCGATGTGCGTCTCAAGCCATCGGGTGTGGAGTGGCTGGGCGATGTGCCAGCGCATTGGGAGGTGAGGCGATTTAAAACTATAGGGAAGAACTTTACGAATGGAACTACTGCTGAACAGTTGGCGACAGGTATCTCCGATTTCCCCGTTTCAAGAATCGAAACTATATCTACAGGTCAGATTACTTATTCAAAAGTGGGCTACTTGAATGAATCTTCAGTTATCAAATCCTTTTATTTACAGCCAGATGATTTTCTCATTAGCCATATCAACAGCTATGAGAGAGTTGGTAATTCTGCCAGATACAAAGGTGAACGTGCTCTGCTACATGGGATGAATTTGATACGTATTACGCCACTAAAGGTCATTGTCCCGAATTACCTTGAATACTTACTAAAATCTTCACTGTTTATTGGGAGTATGCAACGGGCCTGCAAGCCAGCTATTAATCAAGTGTCTGTTACAACGGCAGCAATTAAAGCAATACAATTTCCTCTCCCACCCCTCGCCGAACAAACCGTCATCGTCCGCTATCTCAATAAGGCCACCGCCGATATTGACGCTGCCATTGACCGCGCTCGGCGAGAAATTGAGTTGCTGGGTGAATACCGTACGCGGTTGATTGCCGATGTGGTTACAGGCAAAGTAGATGTGCGCGAGGCAGCGGCTGAGTTGTCCGCTGTTTAATGAACAGAAATAGAGGTTATATGGACAATCACGCAGTTTTCAAGATGACGCCCGGACGCGCCGCGCTGGTAGGGCTGATGGACTGTTATGTGCGCGGCTTGCTGGATCCATTCGTGACGCTGCTGGAAGTGCATAAGCTCATGTATTTTATGCAGGTCGCAGGCGAGCCGTTGAGATTGAAATTCGTTAAAGCCACGTATGGGCCTTATGCTAAGAACCTCCGGCATGTTTTGAACGCCATTGAGGGACATCTGGTGTCCGGCTATGCAGATGGTGGCGATGCGCCCGATAAGGAATTGGAATTGGTTCCAGGCGCGCTTGAAGATGCCCATGCGTTTCTCGAAAACACACCTGAAACGCAGGCGCGCTTTGAAAGAGTTTCCGCGCTTATTGAAGGGTTCGAGTCGTCGTTTGGCCTGGAATTGCTCTCTACGGTGCATTGGATCGCCAGCGGGGAGGAGATATTGGACTTTGACGACATAGTGAATCACACTTACGTCTGGAGCGAGAGAAAGAAGCAGTTTTCACAGCGTCAGATTAAGATTGCATTTGATGTTTTGTCAGAGAAGGACTGGATTGTGCATTCCGATGTGTGAGACAGCGCATCCAGGAAGGACATTTCATAAATAAAAATTAAAGAAAACGAGTCTAAAAAAGAGTATTATATAAAAAGAAAATATATAAATATTTGTTTTAAAAAGATTTGTCCTTTAATAAATTTTAGAATATTTTGAGAGTTTATTAAAGGATTTAGCAAAGTCACGTTGTTTTTCAAGCTCTCGATTGACTATGAGCCTGAATCTTTTAACTTTGTTTGACGGTTGCTTGACGGTTGTTTGATAGAAAATCCAAAAAATGATTCGGCAGAGCAGATTCGATTTTGTAACTTATTGTTATACAAATATTTACTGTTTTGGAATTTGTTTGATGGTTGTTTGATAGAAAATCCGAAAAATGACTCGATGGAGTAGATGTAATTTTGTAACTCATTGTTATAAAATTACTTACTGTTTTGGAATTTGCTTGATGGTTGTTTGATGGAAGCCAAATGATCACCGAC
The nucleotide sequence above comes from Gemmatimonadota bacterium. Encoded proteins:
- a CDS encoding restriction endonuclease subunit S; the encoded protein is MIANLKSYPHYKSSCVEWLGDVPTHWEVRRLKRVASLNPSKTESQAFLTADMPVIFLPMERVGADGKIDEKMVSASSVWNGFTYFRRDDVLVAKITPCFENGKGACLDSLSTVIGFGSTEFHVLRSSPSVLPQFLYRLTALAEFRHSGAEEMTGAAGQQRVPQAFVANYPLPLPPLSEQTAIVRYLDHTDERICHYISSRERLIELLEEYRQAVIHHAVTRGLDPDVRLKPSGVEWLGDVPAHWEVRRFKTIGKNFTNGTTAEQLATGISDFPVSRIETISTGQITYSKVGYLNESSVIKSFYLQPDDFLISHINSYERVGNSARYKGERALLHGMNLIRITPLKVIVPNYLEYLLKSSLFIGSMQRACKPAINQVSVTTAAIKAIQFPLPPLAEQTVIVRYLNKATADIDAAIDRARREIELLGEYRTRLIADVVTGKVDVREAAAELSAV